A genomic region of Bubalus kerabau isolate K-KA32 ecotype Philippines breed swamp buffalo chromosome 10, PCC_UOA_SB_1v2, whole genome shotgun sequence contains the following coding sequences:
- the DHRS7 gene encoding dehydrogenase/reductase SDR family member 7 isoform X2, whose translation MVVWVTGASSGIGEELAYQLSKLGVSLVLSARRVHELERVKRKCLENGNLKEKDILILPLDLTNRSSHEMATKAVLQEFGRIDILVNNGGVSQRALCVDTSLDVFKELIELNYLGTVSLTKCVLPHMIERKQGKIVTVNSMVGIIAAPLSTGYCASKHALRGFFNTLRSELTTYPGITISNICPGPVQSNIVKNALTEEVTKSTGSTADQSYKMATSRCVRLTLVAMANDLKEVWIADQPFLLMIYLWQYMPTLAWWLTNKAAKRRIENFKSGVDADSSYFRSVKKKHD comes from the exons ATGGTGGTGTGGGTGACTGGAGCATCAAGTGGGATTGGAGAGGAACTGGCTTACCAGCTGTCCAAACTAGGAGTTTCTCTTGTGCTGTCAGCCAGAAGAGTGCATGAGTTGGAAAGGGTGAAAAGAAAGTGCCTTG AGAATggtaatttgaaagaaaaagatatactcattttgCCCCTTGACCTGACTAACAGAAGTTCCCATGAAATGGCTACCAAAGCAGTTCTCCAGGAGTTTGGCAGA ATCGACATTCTGGTCAACAATGGTGGAGTATCCCAGCGTGCTTTGTGTGTGGACACCAGCCTGGATGTCTTCAAGGAGCTAATAGAGCTTAACTACTTAGGGACGGTGTCCTTGACAAAGTGTGTTCTGCCTCACATGATTGAGAGGAAGCAAGGAAAAATTGTTACTGTGAATAGCATGGTGGGAATTATAGCTGCACCCCTTTCTACTGGATACTGTGCCAGCAAACATGCTCTTCGG GGATTTTTTAATACCCTCCGAAGTGAACTTACCACCTACCCAGGTATAACAATTTCTAACATTTGCCCGGGACCTGTGCAATCAAATATTGTGAAAAATGCCCTAACTGAAGAAGTCACAAAG tCTACAGGCAGCACTGCAGACCAGTCCTACAAGATGGCAACCAGTCGTTGTGTGCGGCTGACGTTAGTCGCCATGGCCAATGATTTGAAGGAAGTTTGGATCGCTGATCAGCCTTTTTTGCTAATGATCTATTTGTGGCAATATATGCCAACTTTGGCCTGGTGGTTAACCAACAAAGCAGCAAAAAGAAGGATTGAGAACTTCAAGAGTGGTGTG GATGCAGATTCCTCTTATTTTAGAAGCGTGAAAAAAAAACATGACTGA